Genomic window (Oryzihumus leptocrescens):
CCGAGACGCTGCACCGCCTCGCCCTCATCGCCGAGGGGCACGAGCGCGGCTGAGGTCTAGGGCGTGCCCTGTATGCCGTGCAGCGCGGCCAGCGCGAGCCGTCGCCGGGGCGCCCCCCACCACCGGTTGTCGGCCAGGGCGCACCGGGCGGCCAGGTAGCCGCAGGCCCCGTGCACGCCACCTCCGGGGTGGGTCGCGGCGCTGCCGAGGTAGAGCCCCTCGATGGCGGTGCGGGGGCCACCCAGGCCGGTGACCGGCCGGAACACCAGCTGCTGCGACAGCTGCTGCGTGCCACCGCCGACGGCGCCCTGGCCGAGGTTGGCGTCCTGCGCGTGCAGCTCGCCGGGCCGTTGCACCCAGCGGTCGAGCACCAGGTCGTGCCACCCGGGGGCGTAGCGGTCCATCAGCGCCTCGGTCCGCCCGGCCACCACGTCGGCACTGGCGTCGTCGTGGACCCCGCGCGGCAGGTGGGTGTAGATCCACAGGGCCTCGGTGCCCTCGGGTGAGCGCGTCGGGTCGATCGTCGACATCTGGCCGACCAGCGCGAAGGGCTGCTCCGGGACGCGCCCACCGCCGAGGTCGGCGGACCACCGGACCAGGCCGGGCAGGCCGGCCCCGACGTGCACCACGCCGGCGCCGCGGGCCGCCGAGGCCGTCCACGGCACCGGGGCGGAGAGGCGGTAGTTCAGCTTCACCGTGGGCAGGTCCCACTGGAAGCGGCGGCGCAGGTCCTCGCGCACGCGGCGCGGCACCACCGACTCCGGCAGGAGCTGCTCGTAGAGCGCCGGGGCGCTCGTGTCGGCGACGACGGCCCGACGGGCGCGCACCCACCGGCCGCTCGCGGTGGTCACCGCCCCCGCCCGGCCGCCGCGCACGTCGATGCCGGTGACCGTCTCGCCGAGCTCGATCCGGGCCCCGCAGCGACGGGCCCGTTCGGCCAGGGCCTCGGCGAGACGGCCGGAACCGCCCACGGGAGAAGGGAACCCGACGTCCTGCGCGAGCATGCTCATGAGCCAGCCGAAGACACCGCTGCCGGCGGAGTCCGGCGGGATGTCCGCGTGCATGGCGTTGCCGGCGAGCAGCTCCCGCCCGCGTTGGCCGGCGAACAGCTCCTCGCCCATCCGGGCCACCGGCAGCGTCAGGAAGCGGACGAAACGCGGCAGCTCCCGTCCGAGTGCGCCGGCCAGCCTGGCGCCCGGCCCCACCGGCGGCCACCGGGTGAGCAGGGCCTCGAGGAACGGTCCCTTGACCCGGTCGTAGTCCCGCACCAGCTGCAGCCAGGCGTCGCCGTCGGCGCGGTGCTCGCGCGCCAGCCAGGCCGCGGTCCGTGCCGGGTCCTGGTGCAGCAGCGCGCCCTCGGTGTCCTCCGGCGCCCCGACGTGGGCCAGCACCCGCTCCGAACGGGCCCACTGCAGCCCGACCTCGTCGAGCGCGAGTGCCTGCAGCACCGGGGACGCGGCGGCCAGGGGGTGGCACGCGCTGAACTCGTCCATGACCCAGCCGTCACGCACCACCGACGCGACCGCACCGCCGACCCGGTCCCGGGACTCGAGCACCAGCACGTCCCAACCGGCGTCGGCGAGGACGGCGGCCGTCACCAGGCCATGGTGGCCGGCGCCGATGACGACGGCGTCGACGCTCTCGCTGCTGCTGGTGGCGGGCACCCGTCCATCCTGTCCCACCCGGACCTCCCGTGCCCCCGCTCGGCGCACATCCCCCATCGCGGGCCGCTCCCGGCGTAGGGTCCGAGCACCGACACGCGCCCGGGCAACCCGCTCCGGGCCCGGGTGAAGGAGGACTGCATGGGCATCGGTCTCGGGATCTTCCTGCTGGTCGTGGGAGCCATCGTCACGTTCGCGATCCCGCAGGACTTCATGTCCGGGGTGAACCTCGACCTGATCGGCTGGATCCTCATGGGGGCGGGCGCCCTCGCCGTCATCCTCGCGCTGGTGATGAACCAGCAGCGGGCCAACACCTCGCACACCGCCGTGGTCGAGCACCGCGAGACGGGCATCCCGCCCGAGGAGCGCTGACCGCACCACCTCGCGTACGCCGTGGGGCCGGCTCCCAGCGCTGGGAGCCGGCCCCACGGCATACCTTGTCCGTCCCTCCGGGCGGTAGTGTCCCGCCCCGGGCGCCGAGCCCGGGGACGGAAAGGAAGTCCGCAGTGCCGCACGAGCCCACGTTGGCCCACCTCGACCCCACGCAGCTGCTGCTGCACGAGGAGGTCGAGCCTGCCCGCATCGAGCAGCTCGTGGCGGTGCTCGCCGCCGAACGCCGTCAGCGCGAGCCGGTCCTGGTGACCCCGACCCCGCACGGCATGTTCCTGCTCGACGGCGCCCACCGCACCACGGCCCTGCGCCGGCTGGGCGTGCCGCGCATCGCGGCCCTCGTGGTGCCCGCGGCCGAGGCGCTCGCGCTGACCGGCTGGACGCACGCGGTCGCCGAGCAGGGTGCGCAGGCGCGCCTGGCCGAGCTGGCCGACCGGTCCGCCGCCAGGCCCGGCCCCGTGGTCGCCTCGATCCGGACGACCGGGCGCGAGGCCGGCGTCCACGCCGACGACGACTCACCGGCCGCGCTCATGGCCGCCTTCCGCCTGGTCGCGGCGTGCTACCAGGCCGGGCCGTACGCCCGGCTGACCGAGCCGCTGCCGCCCGAGCCCGACCGGACCGAGGTCGTCTGGCAGGTGCCCGACCTGGCCACCATCGTCACGATCGCGGCGACGGTGGGCGTGCTGCCCGCCGGGGTGACCCGGTTCCGGGCGGCCACCCCGCCCCTCACCGTGGACGTCGGCTTCGAGGAGCTCGGCGCCCCCGCGTCGTTGTCGAGCTGACGGGGACGCGACGAAGGGCCGGCACCCCTGTGCGCCGGCCCCTCGTCGGTCCTGGTCCCCCGGCACCACCCCTGCGGTATGCCGGGAGGTCGCCTCCCTTAGAACGCCTCCTCGGCGACGTCCATCAGGGAGTTGTCCGTGGCCTCGGCGATCTGGCGCTCGGCCGCGATCTTCGGCAGGACGGTCCGCGCGAAGAAGGACGCCGCGGCGACCTTGCCCTCGTAGAAGCGGCGGTCCTTCTCCGACGGGCCGGCAGCCAGCGCCGCCTTGGCGATCTCGGCCTGGCGCAGCAGCAGCCAGCCGACGACGAGGTCACCGGCGGCCAGCAGCAGGCGGCTGGTGTTCTGGCCGACCTTGTACAGGTTGGTGATCTCGCCACCGTCCTGGCGCGGGTCGGACTTCATCAGCTCGCCGACCATGAAGCCGAGGATGCCCTGCACGTCCTCCAGGGCCTTGCCGAGCAGCTCGCGCTCGGTGTCCAGCGCGCCCTCGGTGGCGCCGAGGTTCTTGGCGAACTCCTGGATCTGCATGGCCACGTGGCCGAGCGCCTGGCCCTTGTCGCGGATGATCTTGCGGAAGAAGAAGTCCAGGCCCTGGATCGCGGTCGTGCCCTCGTAGAGGGTGTCGATCTTGGCGTCGCGGATGTACTGCTCGATCGGGTAGTCCTGCAGGAAGCCCGAGCCGCCCAGGGTCTGCAGCGACTCCTGGCCGAGCAGCACCCACGCCCGCTCGGAGCCGACGCCCTTGACGATCGGCAGGAGCAGGTCGTTGACCCGGTTGGCCATGGCCGCCGGGGAATCCTTCTCCAGCTCCTCGAGACCGGTCTCGAGCTGGGCCTGGTCGACGACGTCCTGCTGGGTGGCGGTGTAGAGGACCAGCGCACGCAACCCCTCGGCATACGCCTTCTGGAGCATCAGCGAGCGGCGGACGTCCGGGTGGTGCGTGATGGTCACGCGCGGGGCCGACTTGTCGGTCATCTGGGTCAGGTCGGCGCCCTGGACGCGCTGCTTGGCGTAGTCGAGGGCGTTGAGGTAGGCCGTCGACAGCGTGGAGATGGCCTTGGTGCCGACCAGCATCCGGGCGTGCTCGATGACGCGGAACATCTGGGCGATGCCGTCGTGCACGTCGCCGAACAGGGTGCCGACCGCCGGCTCCTTGTCGCCGAAGGTGACCTCGCAGGTCGTGGAGACCTTCAGGCCCATCTTGTGCTCGACGTTGGTGACGTTGGCGCCGTTGCGCTCGCCGAGCTCACCCGTCTCGAGGTCGACGTGGAACTTGGGGACGATGAACAGGGACAGGCCCTTGGTGCCCGGGCCGGCGCCCTCGGGGCGGGCGAGCACGAAGTGGACCACGTTGTCGGTCATGTCCGACTCGGCAGACGTGATGAACCGCTTCACGCCGGTGATGTTCCAGGTGCCGTCCTCGTTCTGGACGGCCTTGGTGCGGCCGGCGCCGACGTCGGAGCCGGCGTCCGGCTCGGTCAGCACCATCGTGCAGTGCCAGCCCTTCTCGGCGATCCAGCGGGCGAGCTTCTTCTGCTCGTCGTTTCCGAGGACGTAGAGCAGCTTGGCGAAGGAGTAGCTGGCGGCGAACATCGCGATCGCCGGGTTGGCGCCGAGGACCATCTCGTTCATGGCCCACTTCAGCGACGGCGGGGCGACGGTGCCGTCGAGCTCGCCGGGGACGTCGACGCTCCAGAAGCCGGAGTCGACGTAGGCCTGGTAGCTCTTCTTGAACCCCTCGGGCATGGCCACCGAGTAGGTCTTGGGGTCGTAGACCGGTGGGTTGCGGTCGGCGTCGGCGAACGAGGTGGCGAGCTCGTTCTCGGAGAGGCGGGCCACCTCCTTGAGCATCTCGCGCGCGGTGTCGGCGTCGACCTCGGAGTAGGGCCCGTGGCCCAGCACGTCCTGCCGGCCGAACACCTCGAAGAGGTTGAACTCCAGGTCGCGAAGGTTGCTCTTGTAGTGGCCCATCGGGCGGTCCTCCGGTGCTCGCATCAGTGGCCAGAGATGGCCAGATCGGGGAACCCGTCTGTTACTGGCGGGTAACTTCCATGATGCTACCCGCCGGTAACAGGCGCAAGCCCTGCCCCCACCGGCGCGGGCGTGCCCGTGGTCACCGTGCCCCTGGCGAAGGGGGTGCCGGCGAGGGGGCCGCACGCCGGTGCCCGGTACGCCGGCGTCCGCTCCCCGGGCGGGGTTCGGGCACGGCATACCGGGCACGGCGGGGGCAGGTGCCGCTCTTCCGGGGTGGGTGCTGGTCGGTTAGGGGGTGACTCCCAGCCGCTCGGCCAGGCCGAACTGGGCCATGATCGCGCCGGAGTCGATGTAGGTGCGAACGGTCTGGACCTTGCCGCCCGTGATCTCGTAGACGTCGCACAGGTGCATCGTGAGCGGGCGCCCCGTGGCGGGCACGGTGCCCGCGGGGATCACGAGGTCTCCGGTGTGGGTGCCCCGGCCGGTGTACTCGACGACCACGGTGTCGTCCTTGGCGGTGAGGTGGTCGATGACGAACTCTCCGTCGGGAAGCGCGTCGAACAGCGACTTGGTGAACTGGACCGCCCCCTCGGAACCCTGGAGGGTCCGCCCGCTGCCCATGTCGATCAGGGTGCTGTTGGGGGCCATCTGTTCCGAGATGGTGGCGTAGTCGCGCTTGTTCCAGGCCTCGAAGAGGCCACGGACGAGCGTTGTGTTATCTGCCATGAGAGCCTCCGCTCTGCGGGCACCTGCTCTCACGCCCAAGTATTGGCCGCAGCGCGTGCGCTGCCATCATCCTTGCCGGGGGAGCCCCGTCCCACCTGAGGCACTCAGGGCGCCGCCGACCGTCAGCCCTTGCCGCCATTTCTGTGGCGCCGCAGACTGCGGCTGTGGTCGAGTCGGAGTTCGAGCGATTGCTGCGGTGTCCGAGCTGCGGCAGCGACGAGGTGCACGTGCTCGTGCGCGAGTCCGGACTCAGCAGTGCCTTCGACATCTTCGGGCTCGGCGCCATGGGGACGGCGAACGCCCCCAAGGAGGTGCGGTGCGCCGACTGCGGTCACCGCTGGGTGCGGCCGTCGATGAGCGCGCTGCAGGAGCGTGCCGACCGCAACCTGGCCCGCCGGTTCGAGGAGCTCGAGGCTCGCGCCGAACAGCTTCGCCGGGAGCTTCCGCCGCGCCCGGACGTCAGGGGCTGAGCGAGGTCAGCCGCCAGGGACCTCGTCGATCATCTGCCGCAGCGCGAGGATGTGGTCCTTCAGGGCCCGACGGCCGGCCCGCGTGATGCTCACCCACGTGCGGGGCCGCCGGCCCTCGAACGTCTTCTCGATCTCGACGTACCCTGCCTGGTAGAGGACCTCGAGGTGGCGGCCGAGGTTGCCGTCGGTGACCTCCAGGTTGTCGCGCAGGTAGGTGAAGTCGGCTCGTCCCGCGGTGGCGAGGATCGTCAGGATGCCCAGGCGGACGCGCTGGTGGACGGTGTCGTCGAGCCGGGTGCTCGGGTGTCCGGTCATGAACGGCGGCCTCGGACAGCCACGACCGCTCCTGCCGCCAGGGTGGCCACGGCGATCGCGATCCCCACGGCCATGTCGGCGGCGCGCAGGTCGAACCGGTTGTTGAACTGCGCCATGCCCACGGCGAGGCCGAGCAGCCCGGCGACCAGGCCCCAGACCACGAGGAGGCGGCTGGAGCGCCGAATGCCGGCGAGCAGCACGAGGGCCATGATCACCGGGTAGGGCCCGAGCACCCACGTGAGGAACGGGCCGAGCGCGACGACCAGGATCGCCACGACCAGCGCAGTCCAGGCGACGGCACGGGACTGGCGGCCGACGCCGCGGCGCTTCTCCCGCCAGCGCACGTAGAGCCACACCACCACCAACGCCAGCGGGGCCAGCGCCTCGAGCCAGAAACCCCCGGCGCCGTGCAGTGAGTCCGGGAAGCCCGGTGCGCTGGAGCCGAGGTTGAGGGCCACGGTCACGCAGGACACCAGACCTGCCGCGGTGAGCACCACGGCGTCCATGCCCGTGTCGCGGCGGGCCCGAGCGGCCAGGTGGTCCAGCTCGGCCACGGTGTCGTGCTTCATGAGGTCCCCCAGGAGCCGGTCAGGCGGGTGGTTCTGTCATCCACACCACTCTGCGCTACAGAGTGACGCCCGCGGAGGGGGCCGTCAAGCCCTGACACGACCTGGTGCCCGCCGCGCCGCGTTCCCGGCCGGATCGGCAGGGGAGTCGCGGCGCCACGGGCACCAGGTGGCAGGAGAGGTATCGCGCGTGGCGGCTCAGGGGATCGGCTCGCCGCCGACGGTGAGGACCTCGCACGCGGCGTGCTCGCGGCACCACCGGGCGACGGCCGGTCCGCCGTGCGGGACGTCGGCCCCGACGACGAGCAGGCTGGCCGCGCCGCTGCGGTCGACGAGGACGGAGGCCGGGTCGCCGGCGACGGTCTCGAAGGTGAAGCTGACCCGCGAGCGGCCGTGCAGGGCCCGCAGCGCGGCGTCGAAGGTCAGCTCGTCGGCCTCGGCGCGCTCCTCGGGAGTCGTGCCGGGCGGGACGACCTGGAGGAACCTCAGGCCGCAGCCGCGACGGGCGGCCTCCTGCGCCGCGACGCGGGCGACGGCGACCGGGTCCTCACGGCTGACCACGCCGGCAAGGACGGGCAGGCTCGGGGCGGTGGGGGTGTGCGACGTGGTCATCGAATGGTCCTTCCCTGGGAGAGCCGGCGGCCACGCCCTCCCCCGCGGGGGCGGGGAGGGGCGTGGCCAGGGGACGCCGGTGAGGCGGTCAGGCGGTGGCGACGGCAGGGACCGGACGGCCCTCGCCGAGGTGCAGGTCCTCGGTCGCCGAGGCCCGGCGCAGGTGCCAGAAGCCCAGCAGGCTCATCACGAGCAGGACCCCAGCCGCCACGAACGAGACGATCGCGCCGACGAGGGCGATCTGGCCCATCTGCCAGAAGGCGTAGGCGTTGAGCAGCAGGCCGCGCAGCGTCTCACCGCGGAACACGGTCTGGACCTGGCCGGCCAGCTTCGTGTCGGTGGGGTTGGCCAGCGCCTTGGAGCTGAGCTGGGCGTAGGTCTGGCCGCCCGTCATCCCCTGCAGGTGCACGGCGATGAAGTGGTCCGCGTAGGCCTTGGCCTGTGCGCCGTCGGTCATCTGCTGGCCGGCGTACTGGCTCAGGTACGGCTTGATGGCCGGGTCCTTGAGGGCGTCGCTGCCGGCCGGCGGGAAGAAGATCTTCTGGGCGCTGAGCTGGCTGTGGACCTCGCTCTGGACGAACGAGTGGGCCCAGGTGAGCAGGCCGCCCGCAACGAGGAGCATCGCCGCGACGATGAGCCCCACGGTGGTCAGCAGCGCGTCGAACGTCTTGCGTCGCATGGCTACTTCTCCTTGCCCGGGCCCGGTGGGCCCGAAGAGGTTCTGCCTGTGTTGGCAGGACCACCTTCGCGTGGGGCGTGGGGTGGCGATCAGGGTCCGCGGGCCCCGGTCCGGGTGGACCTTGGTCCCCAACCTGCGCGGCCCTACGGCCCGCCAGCAGGCCAGGAGCGGGTATGCCGTGCCGTCCCCGCGGTCAGCCGCGGACGAGCGGCACCGTCCAGCGCACCAGCGTGCCCGAGCCCGGCCCGGGGCCGACCTCACACGTCCCGCCGTGAGCCTCGGCCCGGGCGCGCATGTTGGCCAGGCCGCTGGAGCGGTCGGGGGTGCCGATGCCCCGGCCGTCGTCGCGCACCTCGAGGACGACATCACGGCCCGCGGTCACGGTGACCGCGACGTGCGACGCCTGGGCGTGCCGTGCCACGTTGGACAGGGCCTCGCGCAGCACGGCCTCGAGGTCGCGCCCCACCTCGGCGGGGACCACGGTGTCGACCGGGCCGCTCGTCTGCAGCCGCGGGGTGAAGCCGAGGGTGCTGCCGCTCTGCATGACCACGAGGGTGAGCAGGCTGCGCAGGCTGGGCGGGGTGTCGTGGCGGACCTGCAGGGTGAAGATGCTGTTGCGGATCGCCTTGATCGAGTCGTCGAGCCGCCCGACCAGCTCCATCAGCCGGGCCGCCTCCTCGGGGGTGGCCCGCGTGGCCATGCCGTTGAGGCCGAGACCCACGGCGAAGATCCCCTGGATCGCGTGGTCGTGCAGGTCCCGGGCGATCTGGGCCCGCTCCTCGGCCATCTCGTTCTCGCGGGCCGCTGCCTGGTTGGCCGCCACGGTGAGCACGAGGGCGGCCTGCGAGGCGAAGTCGCTGACCAGCGCCACGTCCTCGGAGGTGAACCGGCGGCTGCCGGGGAGGTGGCCGACGGTCAGGACGCCGAGCACGCCCTCGCCCGTCGACAGCGGGATCGCGGCCAGCGGCCCGATGCCGAGCGCCCGGATCGGGCCGGCCAGGCCGGTGGCGCTGCGCAGGTCCTCCAGGACCACCGGCTCCCCGCTGAGCAGGGCCGTGCCCGTGGCCGAGCCGTCGGCGGGGACGGGCCGTCCCACCATCAGCTCGCCCTCGAGCCCGTCGGCGGCGGCGATGCGCAGCTCGCCGTCGGCCTCGGGCACGACCACCGCGGCGAAGTCCGCCCCGGCCGAGGACCGGACCGAGCGCGCGACCAGCTGCAGGGCCTCGGTGCGGTCGAGCGTGCCCAGCAACGCGTTGGTGATGGTGCGGGAAGCCTGCAGCCACTGCTCGCGGCGCGAGACGCCCTCGAAGAGCCGGGCGTTGTTGATGGCCGCCGCGGCCGCTGCCGCCAGTGACTGCGCCAGCTCCTCGTCCTCGGCGGTGAACTCGCTGCCGCCGACCTTCTCGGTCAGGTAGAGGTTGCCGAACACGTGCCCGCCCACGCGCACCGGGACGCCGAGGAAGGACGTCATCGGAGGGTGCCCCTCCGGGAAGCCCACCGAGCTGGCGTGTCCGGCCAGGCGGCTCAGGCGCAGCGGCTGGGGGTCGGAGATGAGCTGGCCGAGGATGCCCCGGCCGGTGGGCAGCGAGCCGATGGTCTCGACGGTCTGCGCGTCCATCCCGGAGTGGACGAACTCGACGAGGGTGCGGTCCTGGCCCACCACGCCGAGGGCGGCGTACTGCGCTCCGACCAGCGTGCGGGCCTCGTCGACGATCCGCTGCAGCAGGCTGGTCAGGTCGAGGTCGCTGACGATGGACTGCAGGGCCCGGAGGAGGCCGTGCATCCGGTCCTGGGTGCGCATGACCTCCTGCGCCCGTTCGACGAGCTGCTCGAGGAGCTGGTCCAGCTCGAGCCGGGCCACCGACGGGAAGGTCAGGGGGTCACTGGCCGGCGCGACCGCCGGCTGCCGGCTGCCGGTGGCGTCGGGTCCTCGTGGCGCCATCGTCGGCCTCCTCCTGCGGGCGGGTGCCGGACCAGAATAGGAGGCTCAGGGGGCTCGCGCCCGCAGATCGCCGCGGGCCGGGGCGGGTCAGCCCGCGGCGACGGCCGGGGCGTCGTCCTTGGCGGCGCGTGGCGCCGGGACGGCGACCACGGGGCAGGTGGCGTGCGAGAGGCAGTAGTGGCTGACCGACCCTTCGAGCAGGCGCCGCACGCCGGTGTGCTCACCGGTGCCCACCACGAGCAGGGACGCGTCCTCGGAGCGACGGGCCAGCACCGGGCCCGGGCGCCCCTCGTCGACGTCCAGCACCCATCGGACGCTGGTCTCCTCCGCGCCGAGGCTGTCCTCCACGAACCGGGTGGCCCGGGCCCGGGCGTCGGTGATGGCCGTGACCAGGTAGGGGTCCGGTGCCGTCGGCATGCCGCCGCTGGGCAGGGTCCAGGTGTGCACGACCCTCAGCGTCTGGCCGGTCAGCCGGGCGAACCGCGCGGCCCAGCGCAGGGCCGCCGCCGAGCTCGGGGTCTCCTCGATGCCGACGACGATCTGGTGGCGCTCCATGGTGTCCTCCGCATCGCGTGCCGCCGGGTCCGGCGGTGACTCGACACTCCCTCTGTGGGGTGGTGTGTCGGCACGGTTGTCCGTCACTCGCCCGTGGGCCTTTGGTCCCGAACTGTCGGGACCACGGTCGCCGGCCGGGGCCAGACCGTTGTCCTGCGGGCTGAGGTTTGTGATGCTTCAGGGCATGACGCTGACTGGTGGGGCCGCTGAGCCCATCCGGGTCTTCGTGCTGGACGACCACGAGGTCGTCCGCCGGGGGCTGCAGGAGCTGCTCGAGAGCGGGGGCGACATCACCGTGGTGGGGGAGTCGGGGCTGGCCGCCGAGGCCACCCGACGGATCCCGGCGCTCCGACCGCACGTGGCCCTCCTGGACGGCCGGCTGCCGGACGGCTCGGGCGTCGACGTGTGCCGCGACATCCGGTCCCGGCACCCCGAGATCGCGGTGCTGATCCTGACCTCCTACGACGACGACGAGGCGCTCTTCGCCGCGATCATGGCCGGGGCCTCGGGCTACCTGCTCAAGCAGGTCGGCGGCACCGACCTCATCGACGCCGTGCGCCGGGTCGCGGCGGGGCAGTCCCTCCTCGACCCGGGCGTCACCCACCAGGTGCTCGAGCGGCTGCGCCAGGGGCCACCCCAGGACGCGGCGCTCGCGCCGCTGACCGACCAGGAGCGGCGCCTGCTGGAGCTGATCGGTGAGGGCCTGACCAACCGCCAGATCGGGGAGCGGATGCACCTGGCCGAGAAGACGATCAAGAACTACGTCTCCGGCCTGCTCGCCAAGCTCGGCCTCGAGCGCCGCACCCAGGCCGCGGTCTTCGCGAGCAAGCACCTGCCGCCGCACTAGGGAACATACCCCAGGGGGGTATGTGTTGAGTCCGGTATGACAGCAGACCACCACTCCTCGGGACCCCTGACCCGCCAGGCGGTCCAGGCGACACTGCACTGCCTCACCGGCTGCGCCATCGGCGAGGTGCTGGGCATGGTCCTCGCGACCTGGTGGGGCTGGTCCAACGGTCCCAGCGTGGCCCTCGCGATCGTCCTCGCCTTCGGCTTCGGCTACTCCCTCACCCTCGTCCCGCTGGTCCGGGCCGGCCTTGGCTGGCGCCGCGCCACCCGGCTGGCACTGGCGGCGGACACCCTGTCCATCGTCACCATGGAGGTCATGGACACCGCCGTGGTCCTGGTCGTGCCCGGCGCCATGGCCGCCGGCCTGACCGACGCCCTGTTCTGGACCAGCCTGGCGGTCTCCCTCGTGGTGGCCTTCGTGGTGACCGTGCCGGTCAACCGGTGGCTCATCGCGCGCGGACGCGGCCACGCCGTCGTCCACGCCCACCACTGACCGGTATGCCGTGTGACCGGCCGGCCACACGGCATACCGTCAGGCGGCTCACCGCCGGCTCACAGCCTGCGTGCCTACCGTCCGGGACATGGCCCCTCCGCTGGCCCCGGTCCGGGCCGCCCGCCGACGCGGCCGGCTGTGGCGGCTGGGCGTCGTGGCGGGCTGCATCGTCCTCGCCCTCCTGCTCGCGCTCGCCGCGCTGTGGCAGGTCACCCCGGGCGTGCAGGACGCCATGACCCGGGTGCGGGCGGTCGAGCGGGCGCACGGCGCACCAGCCCTGTCGTCGTTGCCGCGTGACGACAGGGTGGCCCGCGCCCTCGTGGCCACCGAGGACAGTCGCTTCTGGACCAGCCCCGGGCTCGACCCGCAGAGCGTGGTCCGGGCCGGCCTGGCCACGGTGACCGGCAGCTCCGACATCGGCGGCGCCACCCTCGAGCAGCAGCTGGCCAAGAACCTGTGGTTCGGCGGGCGCCGTGACCGCGCCGCGCAGCTGCAGGAGGCGGTGCTCGCCCTCAAGCTGGACCGGTCCTGGAGCAAGGACGAGGTGCTGCGGATGTACCTCGCCCAGGTCTACTTCGGTCACGGTTTCTACGGCCTCGCCCAGGCGTCCCACGGCTACTTCGGCCGGGCGCCCGCGCAGCTGTCCTGGGCCCAGGCGAGCATGCTGGCCGGCCTGGTCCAGGCGCCCTCCGCGTACGACCCGCTGGTCCACCTCCGGGCGGGCAAACAGCGGCAGCGGCACGTCCTGGACCGGCTCGTGAGCACCGGCGTCCTCACCCGGGCCGAGGCCGACGCGGCGTTCGCGGCGCCGCTGCACCTGGCCTGAGCCGGGTCAGTCGCACTCTGGCAGGCTCACCTCGAACTGCCGGACCAGCCGGCAGGACAGCGCGTGCAGCTGCTCCCGCCCGGCCTCGTCCAAGGGATCGAGCACCATCGCGCGCACGGCCGCCACGTGGTCGGGCGTGGCGCGGCGGACGGTCTGCAGTCCCTCGTCGGTGAGGTGGGCGAGGTTGCCGCGGCCGTCGGACTGCGCCGGGGACCGCTCGACCCAGCCCTTGTCCTCCAGTCGGCGCACCATGTGGGACAGCCGGGACGCCGACGCGTGGGTCAGGGCTGCGAGCTCGCTCATCCGCAGGGTGCGGTCGGGCTGGTCCGCCAGCGCCGCCAGCACGGCGTAGGAGAACAGGTTCAGGCCCCGCTCGTGGAGCCCGGTGTCGAGTGCCGAGGACATGAGGTCCAGCAGGGCCGCGAACGCGCCCCAGGTGCGTTGCTCGTCCCTGCTGAGCGCTCCGGTCTCCGACATGGCGTCACTGTCCGGGACGGTGGTGGACGGGTCAATCACCCGATCGGGTGATGACCCCTCGTCCGGCCGGCCATGCCGACCGGCACAATCGCGGCGTGCGCACCCTCCTCCTGCTGGCCGTCGGCGTGGTCGCGGTGTCCCTGTCCGGGCCACTGATGGCCGCCGCGGTCGTGCCGCCACTGGCGATCGCGTTCTGGCGCAACGCGTTGGGCACCGCGGCGATCGCGCCGGCTGCGGTGACCCGCCAGCGTGCCGAGCTGCGCTCGCTGACCGGTCGGCGGCTCGGGCTGGTCCTCGCCTCCGGTGCGGTGCTCGCGGTGCACTTCGCGACGTGGGTGACCTCGCTGACCTTGACGTCGGTGGCCTCGGCCACGGCGATCGTGTGCCTGCAGCTCGCGTGGGTGGTGTGCTGGCAGCTGCTGCGCGGCGAGCGGTTCGGGGCCAGGGTGGTCGCCGGCCTCGCCCTCGCCTTCGCCGGCGTGCTCGTGGTCTCCGGGGTCGACCTGACCCTGTCCACCCGCGCCGTCGCCGGGGACGGCCTGGCACTCATCGGGGGCATGGCGGCCGCCGCC
Coding sequences:
- a CDS encoding phytoene desaturase family protein, with translation MPATSSSESVDAVVIGAGHHGLVTAAVLADAGWDVLVLESRDRVGGAVASVVRDGWVMDEFSACHPLAAASPVLQALALDEVGLQWARSERVLAHVGAPEDTEGALLHQDPARTAAWLAREHRADGDAWLQLVRDYDRVKGPFLEALLTRWPPVGPGARLAGALGRELPRFVRFLTLPVARMGEELFAGQRGRELLAGNAMHADIPPDSAGSGVFGWLMSMLAQDVGFPSPVGGSGRLAEALAERARRCGARIELGETVTGIDVRGGRAGAVTTASGRWVRARRAVVADTSAPALYEQLLPESVVPRRVREDLRRRFQWDLPTVKLNYRLSAPVPWTASAARGAGVVHVGAGLPGLVRWSADLGGGRVPEQPFALVGQMSTIDPTRSPEGTEALWIYTHLPRGVHDDASADVVAGRTEALMDRYAPGWHDLVLDRWVQRPGELHAQDANLGQGAVGGGTQQLSQQLVFRPVTGLGGPRTAIEGLYLGSAATHPGGGVHGACGYLAARCALADNRWWGAPRRRLALAALHGIQGTP
- a CDS encoding DUF6458 family protein, with the protein product MGIGLGIFLLVVGAIVTFAIPQDFMSGVNLDLIGWILMGAGALAVILALVMNQQRANTSHTAVVEHRETGIPPEER
- a CDS encoding ParB N-terminal domain-containing protein, coding for MPHEPTLAHLDPTQLLLHEEVEPARIEQLVAVLAAERRQREPVLVTPTPHGMFLLDGAHRTTALRRLGVPRIAALVVPAAEALALTGWTHAVAEQGAQARLAELADRSAARPGPVVASIRTTGREAGVHADDDSPAALMAAFRLVAACYQAGPYARLTEPLPPEPDRTEVVWQVPDLATIVTIAATVGVLPAGVTRFRAATPPLTVDVGFEELGAPASLSS
- a CDS encoding acyl-CoA dehydrogenase: MGHYKSNLRDLEFNLFEVFGRQDVLGHGPYSEVDADTAREMLKEVARLSENELATSFADADRNPPVYDPKTYSVAMPEGFKKSYQAYVDSGFWSVDVPGELDGTVAPPSLKWAMNEMVLGANPAIAMFAASYSFAKLLYVLGNDEQKKLARWIAEKGWHCTMVLTEPDAGSDVGAGRTKAVQNEDGTWNITGVKRFITSAESDMTDNVVHFVLARPEGAGPGTKGLSLFIVPKFHVDLETGELGERNGANVTNVEHKMGLKVSTTCEVTFGDKEPAVGTLFGDVHDGIAQMFRVIEHARMLVGTKAISTLSTAYLNALDYAKQRVQGADLTQMTDKSAPRVTITHHPDVRRSLMLQKAYAEGLRALVLYTATQQDVVDQAQLETGLEELEKDSPAAMANRVNDLLLPIVKGVGSERAWVLLGQESLQTLGGSGFLQDYPIEQYIRDAKIDTLYEGTTAIQGLDFFFRKIIRDKGQALGHVAMQIQEFAKNLGATEGALDTERELLGKALEDVQGILGFMVGELMKSDPRQDGGEITNLYKVGQNTSRLLLAAGDLVVGWLLLRQAEIAKAALAAGPSEKDRRFYEGKVAAASFFARTVLPKIAAERQIAEATDNSLMDVAEEAF
- a CDS encoding ester cyclase, which translates into the protein MADNTTLVRGLFEAWNKRDYATISEQMAPNSTLIDMGSGRTLQGSEGAVQFTKSLFDALPDGEFVIDHLTAKDDTVVVEYTGRGTHTGDLVIPAGTVPATGRPLTMHLCDVYEITGGKVQTVRTYIDSGAIMAQFGLAERLGVTP
- a CDS encoding winged helix-turn-helix domain-containing protein, with the protein product MTGHPSTRLDDTVHQRVRLGILTILATAGRADFTYLRDNLEVTDGNLGRHLEVLYQAGYVEIEKTFEGRRPRTWVSITRAGRRALKDHILALRQMIDEVPGG
- a CDS encoding universal stress protein — translated: MTTSHTPTAPSLPVLAGVVSREDPVAVARVAAQEAARRGCGLRFLQVVPPGTTPEERAEADELTFDAALRALHGRSRVSFTFETVAGDPASVLVDRSGAASLLVVGADVPHGGPAVARWCREHAACEVLTVGGEPIP